The Armatimonadota bacterium genome includes a window with the following:
- a CDS encoding 6-pyruvoyltetrahydropterin synthase yields the protein MRVHIRRRVRFSAAHSYENIPDDVFQSGTGIGLTRRSVHGHNFTVDLSCSGQLDARTGMVVNITDVDRVLKGLLMPLHESFLERDHPAVAWGIPSTENLAVWIWRACEGRIPGAKLERVRVWEDDFLWSDYMGDSGNTVYVTRAYEFAAAHRLHSPALSDDENCRIFGKCNNPNGHGHNYGLEVTVRGQVDPRSGLACRIGEIDAVVNECVVNRFDHRHLNLDLPEFAELNPTSENIAVVIWNLLRPRLGDQLHRVCVGETERNYFEYFGEE from the coding sequence ATGAGGGTCCATATTCGCCGCAGGGTGCGCTTCAGCGCGGCTCACAGCTACGAGAATATCCCGGACGATGTGTTCCAGTCGGGGACAGGAATCGGTCTGACGCGGCGGTCCGTGCATGGGCACAACTTCACGGTGGATCTATCCTGCTCCGGCCAGCTGGATGCGCGCACGGGGATGGTGGTCAACATCACGGACGTGGATCGAGTGCTCAAGGGGCTTCTCATGCCTCTGCACGAAAGCTTCCTGGAGCGCGACCATCCCGCGGTGGCCTGGGGTATCCCTTCCACCGAAAACCTCGCCGTATGGATCTGGCGCGCCTGCGAGGGGAGAATCCCCGGCGCGAAGCTCGAACGCGTGAGGGTGTGGGAGGACGACTTTCTCTGGAGCGATTATATGGGTGATTCCGGCAATACGGTCTATGTGACGCGCGCTTATGAGTTCGCTGCCGCGCACAGACTGCACAGCCCGGCGCTCTCGGATGACGAGAACTGCCGCATCTTTGGAAAGTGCAACAACCCGAACGGCCACGGGCACAACTATGGTCTGGAGGTCACCGTGCGCGGGCAGGTGGACCCGCGCAGCGGGCTCGCCTGCCGCATTGGAGAGATAGACGCGGTGGTTAACGAGTGCGTGGTCAACCGCTTCGACCACCGTCACCTGAATCTGGACTTGCCCGAGTTCGCGGAGCTGAATCCGACAAGCGAAAACATAGCAGTGGTCATTTGGAACCTTCTGCGTCCCCGTCTGGGCGATCAGCTTCACAGGGTCTGTGTGGGCGAGACGGAACGCAACTATTTCGAATACTTCGGAGAGGAGTGA